The region TACTGATCTGTTTAAACACAAATTCATTCCTGCTAAAAAGAAATCAGAATTTTTAATGATCGTACTGCATGGTCGTGGTGATAGCATTCGCCCCTTCCGTGAATTCGATAACGAATTGAATATTCCAGAGATGAACTACCTGCTGCTGAATGCCCCTCGTAAGTTCATGACAGGATACACATGGTACGGTGAGCCCCCGTATCAAGCAAATGGCGTACTGAAAATCCGCGAAAAACTATTTACTCTTTTGAATGATCTTGAGCTTCAAGGTTGGAAGAGTGAGAACATTTTCTTTTTCGGGTTCTCGCAAGGTTGCTTGATCAGTGCGGACATTGGTTTGAATTATCCAAAAAAATTAGGCGGCGTGGTGGGTATCAGTGGATACTTCAACTTCTATCCACGCTGGAGAAACAACTTGGCGGTGGATTCTAAGAAAACCCCGTGGATGTTTACTCACGGTCATGCGGACGATGTCTTGCCTTTGCCTGAGACCAAGTATGGCGTGCAAAAATTAAAAGATGCAGGGCTAAAAGTGGAGTGGATTGAGATGGAAAAGAAACACACTTTGGAAGAAGAAGAATACCCAATGATTCGTAAGTGGGTAAGAACGCAGTTAGCCACGCTTGGCAGATAAGTATCTTCTACGTTGCTGCGTGGTCGAAAATAAAAAAAGGGCTCAGTGAGAGCCCTTTTTTTTACGGCATTTGTTCCATTCCTGAATCAATACCTTTAAACACCTCACTTAAGGCGTTTTCGTAAGCGGCCCCAATATCGGCGCCGACTTTTCTGCCGAAGGATTTAAACTCCATACAGCTGTTAGAGCTTGCATTCGCTTTACCTTTTTTAGGGATATCCAAGCTGCCGTTCAATTGAACGCAACCTTCTTGGAATTCCGCCGTCTTATAATCTTGAATCGTCAAAGTTAGAACATTGGCAGAGCTACCTTTAAGTTCAATATTTTGGCGACCTAAAGCCAGGGTCAATGCACGAGTGATTTCGGCTTTAATTTCTGCAGAGTAGTGTTTGAATTCAGGAGCGCGGCTGTCGATAATAATCAGAGACATATCGCGAGGTTTCAATTTGCTCATAGAAGGAACTTTGATGTTTGCGGATTCAAGACGGGGAGAATCCTTGATTGTACCCTTGCTAAGCGCGCAGCCGGACAGAGTGAACAGACCTGCTGCCAACGTCATTACAAAATATTTTGCTGTCATATCTAGATGCTTTCTTTGTTCTCTTCCACAAGGCTGAGAAGTTTCGCGTAAAGATCCATTTTCACGGCAGCGGTTTTTTCTTTTTCTTTATAAAAACGGCTGACCGGAGTTTCTGGAACTCCACTGTTTTCAAAAACCAGACGATCAATGATTCTTTGGATCTGAGTCATTGAAAGTCCACGCTTCTTCTCATTGATAATCGCATCGACCATTTCAATCAAGGCATTTCCAGTGATGCGTTTGTCAGAATTCAAAACTTCTGCGCGGTCGCAGATTCCTTTAAGGATTTGCTCGGGTTTGTTTTTGCCCGCAGCTGCCATAACCATATCTCGATACGTTGATTGATACATATGGATGTAGCGGCGATGTTTTTCGCTTAAACGCGCATCGCGATTTTTTGCAAAGCTTGACAAAATCTGCTTGAAGAATTCGTTTTCTGAAAGAAATCTTTTTTCGAAAGGCAATGAACTCTTTAACAAATACTGAGGTAACTCACGCATAATCGTGCGCACGTTAAACAGAGCGGCGTGGTTGACTCCATCTGCAACTTTTTCAATCATCCCGCTGACCTTGGCGCGTTCAAAGTAAGTAAAGGCTTTATCGAATCGTTCAAACAGAGCTTTTTCGGCAAAGATATTCGCGCGCTGAGCTTCGTTGAAACCCATGCGGTACAGAACACGGTCTGCGCGATGTTTTTCGAATTGCTTATTAAAGGAATCAATAATTGGATGAGTCGCAAAGGCACGTAATGGCTTTTTACGACCGGACTGTAAGTAATCAACCATTTGTACGAACACCTGAACGATCAAACGGGCTTTCAATTTTTGTTCGTTCAAGTTTGTCGAGAATCTTTCAACGTCATCATAGCGGTACTTATCGTGACGAATACCAAACTGACGAACGCTGCCGTAATCAATAATACCGGCATCAGCTAGGACGTTATCACCATCCCAATCAAGCCATGCAAAAATATAATCGGTATCTAATTGCGCAGTAAATTCGGCGAATGCGGAGCACACGTACTCTAACATTTCATCATACTTGGCATTGCCACGGGCTTTGATATTCCAAGCTTTATTAGAAACTTGGCGATCAATGAAATAATCCGTTGCGGCTTTAAGTTCTTGAATGCGTTCTTGTTTTAAATAAAGAAACAAGTGAGCAGGGCGGATTAAGTTAGGAGCAGCGCGAACGCCGATACCATAACCTTTACCCAAATCCACGATGCATAATACTCGTTCGGTGCGAATGCCTTGTAAGTGCATCACCTCAGCAAGGATAGACGCTCCAAACAGTTCATCAATTTCTGCTAGACCGCAGCCATAGCCAAACTCAGTTCCACCGGTTTTCAAAGGACGTTGTGCTTGCACCGCACCTGGCGACAAGCGTGTAACGCCAGTACCACGACTGGAAACATCCCAAGTCATTCCGCGGTGATAAACAGTTCCATTCCAAATACCACGACCATCACCAGAAGTTTTTCCCTGCTTGTTGGCGTGTTGCAGCTGCAAGTAACGAGTGGCCATGTGTTTATGAGGGCGGATTGTTTGGGGATCAATGCGGCGGTTGGAGAGTTCGTCGTATTCGTTGATAATTTGTATCGAGAAAGTTTCAATCAGTTTGTCTTCAAGTTCGTCTGTCATCGTTTCTGGATGATCAGGAGGGATTAAACCCATTTCTTTCGCGAGGATAAAGTTGAAGTAAGCGATTTTTCCGGCGTTAAGCTGGCGAACACGATAAGCGATAAAGCCATCATGAACTGCTTCCATCCAAGGATGCACACCATTCAGTTGATCAAATGAGGAATAGAAACTTTCCTGAACTAACTTTTTAGCTCCATTGTGCTTAACCGTCATTTAATTCCACACTCCTTGCGGAAAATGAGTGACTTTACAAACCAGGCCGTCCTAGCCCCTACTTAAATATTAAGCCCTAAAAAGAGTAAAAGTCCTACTGGACTAGACAGAAAAGTAATCAACAACAAAACCAAAGTTTGGCTTGTTTTGTTCAGGCCCATACCAAAACTGGCATTGCGAGAGGCTTTGAAGACGATTTCAATAGAAGGATATCGAGAGGCACATGTTCAAATTGTTCTTTAAAATCTGTTTCCTATTATTGATCACGGCGGGGTCCGCGCACGCAGCGGGGCTTACACTGGAAGACTCTTTTTTGATCGGTCACAAGGTGACTCCCACAACTGAAACTCCGAAAGCGGGTGTCGGGACCGTCGGGAATTACGCTCTGGGATGGGGTTTGACGGATAATGTGTTTATCGCAACAAGCCCGTGGATTTGGGTCAGTTACAACACCGCGAATCTGCACTTGAAGTGGGCGAAGGATGTCTCAGAACACTCGCGCTTTGGTGTTTTCGCCTCTTATTTTGAAAGCTATAACTCGGAACCCTTTCTGACAGCGGTGAACGGGTCCAGTTGGAATGATGGTCCAGGTGGAAATGGCCCGGGTGGCGGTTCTCCTCCCGGTGGAGGCCCCGGTGGTGGTGGGGGCGGAGGAGGCGGCAGCGGCAGTACGACTTATGCGGCTCTCTCGAGATACCAGTGGCAAAGTGCTTCGATGCATTTTCTATATAGTTACGCTTTTAACTCGGACGACAAGATCTATTTCAATTTGCACTATGGATACTTTTGGAATGATGAATTCCCGTATTCGATCCGTATGGATCCCGGGACTGACACGATTCGCGAGCAAATCGATTTCACGACTTTGACCAGCGTTCGTTTAGGGGCGTCTGATTTTCACTGGCTTTTTGAGTTTGGTGGGTTGGGTTTGAATTACTGGCAGCCTTATATGCAGCTGGGATCCTCGCTCGCGTATAAGTCGAATTCATGGCTGGTGCAATTAGGGGCCAGCTACACGATTCAGTTTTCTGAAATCAACAAGCGTGCTTCGTGGACTCCAGGACGCTATGATTCCAGATTGCATTACTCAAGCACTGAAGGCCGATACTATTATTATCGTTACTTGCAAACAGCACTGCACCCTGAAGTGCAGCTTCAATATTTCTTTTAGTTAGCGAAAGACCGCACCTGCGAAGCCACCATACGGAGTTCGCAGGTTGGTGACTTGTCCTTGATAAATACGCGCAAGAACCATCTGCAAACGGCCTTGGTAAGCATAACAACGTAAATCGTATTTGAATTTTTGTTCACCCTCTGGAGTTTGGAATGAAACTTCAGGTGCCGGGATGTATTCCATCGCGATAATCGGCGAGCCAATCAATTCATCAAAAGCTTTGCGGCTCATGGAGTGGCCGCGATAGCTTTGCTTAGACCCATAGGCGTTCTTAGGTTTAAAGAATAACTTTTTACGTCCTGCCCACAGCTCATCCGCATTCGCAGCCGTTAGATCATGGGAGAACGGAACCGCATCACGCAGAGTTTTAATTTGCTCATCAGTTAAGCCATGGGCTTCAAAAAATCCCGGTTGGCTCCACTCGATGATGCGTTGTTTGTCTGCCAGCAAAAGGTATTCGTAGGGATTTGGCGACAAACACACATCTCCGGCCACGAATTTATCTTTTAATACTTGGCTGGACTCGTCAGACAAAAAGAAATCTGTATAACGATTGTAAATAAATTGGGGATCAAAGTTACTAAATAGCTCGCGGTAATCAACAATGCGCGAATCCCAACCCCAGGATTTGAACAATTCGTTGTACACCAAGAATTCTGCGAACAGTCTTTGTTCTGAAGGCTTTTCATCGGTGATTGCAACACGCAGTGGATTTTCGATGGCTTGACCCTGCAATTTCATTTCAGTCAGGATGTCGTTGCGAACCTCGTCCCATGTGAAATCGCTGACTGGCAATGGCAGTTCCATGGTTTTATACATCTCGTGTCCCAAAGCCAAGAACGAAGCATTCGTGTTTACTTCGATCAACTTAAGCTGCTGATTTTCATCCAAGTGAAAGTCATAGCTCATCATGATTGATTTATTGCCGGGGTCCTTGAAACCTTTGAAAGCCGCAAGGTCTTTATAGTGCTGTTGATAAGAGTCCTTTTCACGCAAAGCAAAGAACGTAGAAACGATTTGTTGCGCCTGAGTCAAAGCCGACTTTGGAAGCTCAACATGGAACGGTGACAGCAAGTTTTCGGCAACAAGTCCGCCCAGCTGCTCTTTATCGATAGCTGGGAAAGATTTTGTCAATTGCGCAATGAATTTGTCCTTTAAGCTCACACTGTCTCCTGATAGAACCGGCTGGTGAAAAACGACCAACTGACTAGCCTCTGGTGTTGAGGGGCGGTGTATTGGAATAGTGATAGCGCTTTGCGAATGAAAGACAAGGAGAAACTGTGAAAATCATTTCTTGGAATGTGAATGGCATCAGAGCCTGCCATAAGAAAGGCCTTGTCGAATTCGTGAAAGCTGAAAATCCAGATATTTTCTGTGTTCAAGAGACCAAAGCTCATATCGATCAAGTCGAGGTTGAAGCGCGTCAGTTGCATCGTCCTCATGCATACTGGTCGTCTGCTGTTAAAAAAGGATATTCAGGAGTCGCAACTTTCTTAATGAACGAACCAGCTTCCGTAAAACATGGAATTGGTATTGAGGCTTACGATTCTGAAGGCCGTATTGTAATGACCGAGCATCCTCATTTTGATTTGTATAATATTTATTTTCCCAACGGTGGTTCCGGCGATGAACGCCACGCTTTTAAACAGCAGTTTTTGAAGGACCTTTATACGCATTTGAAAGAAAAGTTGGCAACGGGCCGTCAAATCATCGTGGTTGGCGATTACAATGTCGCACATGATGATAAGGACGTATTCGATCCGATTCGTCTGTCTAAAGTCAGCGGCTTTTTTCCAGAGGAACGCGCTTGGTTTGATTCTTTCTTGGATCTTGGATTCATAGACACCTTCCGGTACTTCAAGCCATACGAAGAAAATCGGTACTCATGGTGGTCCTACTATGATTTCGCACGTGAAAGAAACAGCGGTTGGAGAATTGATTATATTTGTATCTCGAAAGGTCTTGAGAAAAATCTGGTATCCGCTGATATCTTAGACAAAGTTGAAGGTTCCGATCACTGCCCAGTGGTTGCGACTTTGGAGTTTTAAAAAGGACGTTTTATGTTCGTAGTTCCATTACCGTGGGTGATTGCCGAAATAATTATTTTCTTTTCTGTGGTTCGTATTGCCGGTTTTTTTAATACGATGCTGATTTACTTCGTGCCTTGTCTATTAGGTATTTTGATTGTGAATACGGTCGGACGTATGGCATTGATGAGTTTGCAGTCCACGGTGTCTCGCGGCCAATTACCAGCGAACAAGCTTTTGCATTCAGGTGCGGTTTTCATCGCGGGTCTTTGCTTTTTGGTTCCTTCAGCCTTTACTAGAGTCGCGGGGATTTTTCTAATCCTTCCAGGTTTTCGTCATTTGATCGTGTGGAGATTTAAATTATATATGGCTAAAAAAATGGCGAGTGGCACAGCACGCGTCTTTAATTTCGGCTCTGGACCCTTTGGCTTTGGTGGCTTCGGGAATAGGGGCGGAATGGGCGGTGGACCTCAAGCGGGAGGCCCTGGCGGCTTTAAATATTATGAATTCCGCAACGACGGCTCAGGTTTCAGAGATATGAACGAAGACACTCCACAAGAGCGCGAGTTAACGGATGTCGAAGTCGTAGATGTCACTCCGCTAGAAATCACTCATCAAAAGAACAAAAAGACCGACGAATAAAACGTACGGACACACTTTATCCATTCCAAAAAAAAAGGCCCGCAATTGCGCTGGCCTTTTTAAATCAATTTTTATCAATGTTAGATGGACAATGTG is a window of Bdellovibrio sp. SKB1291214 DNA encoding:
- a CDS encoding FxsA family protein — its product is MFVVPLPWVIAEIIIFFSVVRIAGFFNTMLIYFVPCLLGILIVNTVGRMALMSLQSTVSRGQLPANKLLHSGAVFIAGLCFLVPSAFTRVAGIFLILPGFRHLIVWRFKLYMAKKMASGTARVFNFGSGPFGFGGFGNRGGMGGGPQAGGPGGFKYYEFRNDGSGFRDMNEDTPQERELTDVEVVDVTPLEITHQKNKKTDE
- a CDS encoding alpha/beta hydrolase, which gives rise to MITTDLFKHKFIPAKKKSEFLMIVLHGRGDSIRPFREFDNELNIPEMNYLLLNAPRKFMTGYTWYGEPPYQANGVLKIREKLFTLLNDLELQGWKSENIFFFGFSQGCLISADIGLNYPKKLGGVVGISGYFNFYPRWRNNLAVDSKKTPWMFTHGHADDVLPLPETKYGVQKLKDAGLKVEWIEMEKKHTLEEEEYPMIRKWVRTQLATLGR
- a CDS encoding exodeoxyribonuclease III yields the protein MKIISWNVNGIRACHKKGLVEFVKAENPDIFCVQETKAHIDQVEVEARQLHRPHAYWSSAVKKGYSGVATFLMNEPASVKHGIGIEAYDSEGRIVMTEHPHFDLYNIYFPNGGSGDERHAFKQQFLKDLYTHLKEKLATGRQIIVVGDYNVAHDDKDVFDPIRLSKVSGFFPEERAWFDSFLDLGFIDTFRYFKPYEENRYSWWSYYDFARERNSGWRIDYICISKGLEKNLVSADILDKVEGSDHCPVVATLEF